A section of the Marinimicrobium koreense genome encodes:
- a CDS encoding cytochrome b gives MDRPTHYTGAARLLHWAMALLLFAMLLAGLTLVRSLEPWQPTLLLLHKSFGLLALVLAVIRLIVRLGSRTPALPGSLPSWQVWAAKSSHVALYAAMFALPVSGYLMQNAAGRPITFFEGFTLPALIETDLATYGLLRTLHGWFAWGFMTLIFLHIGAALQHGLIRRDGVLRSMIGR, from the coding sequence ATGGATCGGCCTACTCACTATACCGGCGCGGCCCGGCTGCTCCACTGGGCAATGGCTCTGTTGTTGTTTGCCATGTTGTTGGCGGGCCTGACGTTGGTACGCAGCCTGGAACCCTGGCAGCCGACGTTATTGCTCTTGCACAAATCCTTCGGTCTGTTGGCCCTGGTTCTGGCTGTGATCCGATTGATCGTGCGCCTGGGCAGCCGCACCCCCGCCTTGCCCGGGTCTTTACCCAGTTGGCAGGTGTGGGCCGCGAAGTCCAGCCATGTGGCCCTTTACGCCGCGATGTTTGCCCTGCCGGTGAGCGGGTACCTGATGCAAAACGCCGCTGGACGGCCGATCACCTTTTTTGAGGGATTTACCCTGCCCGCGTTGATCGAAACCGACCTGGCAACCTACGGGTTACTGCGGACCCTACATGGATGGTTTGCCTGGGGCTTTATGACACTGATCTTCCTGCATATTGGCGCCGCCCTCCAACATGGCCTCATCCGGCGGGATGGGGTATTGCGGTCCATGATCGGCCGTTAG
- a CDS encoding catalase family peroxidase → MSLPPFSSMLGRYAAVLLIMTVLGALFYLAAFGLPGKRVDAGQFVDLQQGDKIHHGFRRAHAKGFCITGEWVSSGALAPFTQADLLASGRTPFNGRISIAGNNPSAPDLKAPVRSLAISLEGADGQVWRTAMNTPPVMAVRNPQDFYRQLQALGDGTIQAFFAAHPESAAFRAWASEYEPTGSFAAETYHSINAFYLVDEEGHRQAVRWRAQPHGLSEMPDVSTLEGEDALQNEFFHRLASGPVVFDLIFSFAQPSDDEADPTIPWPEDRQAHTAGQLMITDAQPQSSGQCNDINFDPLVLPTGIVPTADKILRARSAAYAESYRRRAYETWQHANEASH, encoded by the coding sequence ATGTCTCTTCCTCCCTTCTCATCCATGCTGGGCCGGTACGCCGCGGTCTTACTGATTATGACGGTCCTTGGGGCGCTGTTTTACCTGGCCGCTTTCGGGTTACCCGGTAAGCGGGTGGATGCGGGGCAATTTGTGGACCTTCAGCAAGGCGACAAAATTCATCATGGGTTTCGTCGAGCCCATGCAAAAGGCTTTTGCATTACCGGAGAGTGGGTCAGCTCTGGCGCCCTGGCTCCTTTTACCCAGGCCGATCTGCTCGCCAGCGGCCGTACCCCGTTCAATGGGCGGATTTCCATTGCCGGCAACAATCCCTCGGCGCCCGACCTCAAGGCGCCTGTACGCAGCCTGGCCATCAGTCTTGAAGGCGCGGACGGGCAGGTGTGGCGAACGGCGATGAACACGCCTCCGGTCATGGCGGTGCGCAACCCGCAGGATTTCTATCGGCAACTACAGGCGCTGGGGGATGGAACCATTCAGGCGTTTTTTGCGGCGCACCCGGAAAGTGCCGCCTTCCGCGCCTGGGCGTCCGAGTACGAACCGACCGGTAGCTTCGCGGCCGAAACCTACCACAGTATCAATGCCTTTTATCTGGTGGATGAAGAGGGGCATCGACAGGCCGTGCGCTGGCGCGCCCAACCCCATGGTTTGTCGGAAATGCCTGACGTATCGACCCTTGAGGGTGAAGATGCGCTACAAAATGAGTTCTTCCACCGGCTGGCATCGGGCCCGGTCGTGTTTGATCTGATATTTTCGTTCGCCCAGCCGTCGGACGACGAAGCCGATCCCACCATCCCCTGGCCCGAGGACCGGCAGGCGCATACCGCCGGTCAGTTGATGATTACCGACGCACAGCCACAATCCTCCGGCCAGTGCAACGACATCAACTTCGACCCGCTGGTTCTGCCCACCGGGATAGTACCCACGGCGGACAAAATTCTCCGGGCTCGCTCTGCCGCTTACGCTGAATCTTATCGGCGGCGAGCCTATGAAACCTGGCAACACGCTAACGAGGCATCACACTAA
- a CDS encoding phospholipase D family protein: MAKWVPGAIIRHPLRSIFGLLLIVVLTVGLYGAFRPLPEGISMEAPARGATRVQFLADRTYIDKQGERQTEQRIFDEVFRLVAQAERFILVDMFLFNAYQGQLSDTHRALSDELTDRLIAQKRRHPEIQILVISDPLNTLYGGLPSSHFQRLETAGISVTLTDLTRLRDSNPLYSAFWRPFIQPWGNTATDTLPNPFGEGRVSLRSYLALINFKANHRKLIIADQDNELTALVTSANPHDGSSAHGNVALRFGGPAAWDLLDSEAAVLTFSGGPEPRPSLDRPEGEVAGSALSVQVVTERAVERAALDIINGAAAGERLDLAMFYLSDRHLVRALQEAAQRGVKVRVLLDPNKDAFGREKNGVPNRPVAHELVNAGVQVRWCDTHGEQCHSKWLMHQDSRSRARMLLGSTNFTRRNLHDLNLETSVVLRGSSDSEPLTAAAQWFDDRWHNRSGKQYSLDYAAYADESLWPRLLYRTMEASGLSTF, translated from the coding sequence ATGGCTAAATGGGTACCGGGGGCGATCATTCGTCACCCACTTCGCAGCATTTTCGGGCTGCTGTTGATTGTGGTTCTGACGGTGGGCCTGTACGGCGCTTTCAGGCCGCTTCCCGAGGGCATCAGCATGGAAGCGCCCGCCCGAGGGGCGACGCGGGTCCAGTTTCTGGCCGATCGGACCTATATCGATAAACAGGGTGAACGACAGACCGAGCAGCGCATTTTTGACGAGGTATTTCGTCTGGTCGCTCAGGCAGAACGGTTCATTCTTGTGGACATGTTTCTGTTCAATGCCTACCAGGGGCAGTTGAGCGACACTCACCGGGCGCTGTCTGACGAGCTGACCGACCGGCTTATCGCCCAAAAACGCCGTCACCCAGAGATTCAGATTCTGGTGATCAGTGATCCCCTGAATACCTTGTACGGTGGCCTGCCCTCCTCTCACTTCCAACGGTTGGAAACCGCCGGTATCTCGGTGACCCTGACCGACCTCACCAGGCTGCGCGACAGCAATCCCCTCTACTCCGCATTCTGGCGCCCCTTTATTCAACCCTGGGGAAACACCGCAACGGATACGCTACCCAATCCCTTTGGGGAGGGTCGGGTGTCTCTACGCAGTTACCTGGCGTTGATCAACTTCAAAGCCAACCATCGAAAACTGATTATCGCCGATCAGGACAACGAGCTGACGGCCCTGGTCACATCGGCCAACCCCCACGATGGAAGCAGCGCCCACGGCAATGTCGCGTTGCGCTTCGGTGGTCCGGCGGCGTGGGACCTGCTCGACAGTGAAGCCGCCGTTCTTACCTTCTCTGGCGGACCCGAGCCCAGGCCGTCCCTGGATCGACCTGAGGGTGAAGTCGCCGGTTCTGCCCTGTCGGTCCAGGTGGTGACCGAGCGTGCCGTCGAGCGAGCCGCTCTGGACATCATCAATGGCGCAGCCGCGGGGGAGCGGTTGGACCTGGCAATGTTCTATTTATCGGACCGACACCTGGTTCGGGCTCTGCAGGAGGCCGCACAGCGCGGCGTTAAGGTGCGGGTGTTGCTCGACCCCAACAAAGACGCCTTCGGGCGCGAAAAAAATGGCGTGCCCAACCGCCCCGTCGCCCACGAGCTGGTCAACGCCGGAGTACAGGTACGGTGGTGTGACACACACGGAGAGCAATGCCACTCCAAATGGCTGATGCATCAAGATAGCCGAAGTCGGGCACGGATGTTGTTGGGCTCCACCAATTTCACTCGCCGCAACCTGCACGACCTGAATCTCGAAACCAGCGTTGTACTGCGGGGATCTTCCGACTCTGAGCCGTTAACCGCAGCCGCGCAATGGTTTGACGACCGCTGGCATAACCGATCCGGAAAGCAGTACAGCCTGGATTACGCTGCCTACGCCGATGAAAGTCTGTGGCCCCGACTACTGTACCGAACCATGGAGGCTTCGGGGCTGAGTACCTTTTAA
- the glmU gene encoding bifunctional UDP-N-acetylglucosamine diphosphorylase/glucosamine-1-phosphate N-acetyltransferase GlmU: MTTPLDIVILAAGKGTRMRSNLPKVLHPVGGRPLVQHVIDSARALGSDQILVVVGHGAEQVEARMAADDIRFVAQTEQLGTGHAVLQALPHFRDDATVLILYGDVPLTQATTLEKLALAVTDTTIGLLTVNLPDPGAYGRILRDAAGQVEAIVEYKDANDEQRRITEINTGIMAAKAKHLREWLPALSNDNAQGEYYLTDIIAMARQSGLGIHVAQPDTPEEVEGINNRQQQAALERYYQSRQAEELMVKGVTLMDPARFDCRGRLTVGRDVVIDVNCVFEGEVMLEDGVHLEPNCYLKDCVIGAGTEVKANSVIEGARVSSHCAIGPFARLRPGTLLADGAKVGNFVEIKKATIGEGSKVNHLSYIGDSKVGSCVNVGAGTITCNYDGVNKFLTEIGDNAFIGSNSALVAPVKLGKNTTVGAGSIITKDVPDEELAIARGRQRNIQGWQRPSKKD; this comes from the coding sequence ATGACCACCCCCCTTGATATCGTCATTCTCGCTGCCGGTAAAGGCACCCGGATGCGCTCGAACCTGCCCAAGGTGCTTCATCCCGTGGGCGGCCGCCCCCTGGTGCAGCATGTGATCGACAGCGCCCGGGCACTGGGCAGTGATCAGATCCTGGTGGTGGTGGGCCATGGCGCCGAACAGGTCGAGGCCCGCATGGCGGCCGACGATATCCGCTTTGTGGCCCAGACCGAACAGCTGGGCACCGGCCACGCGGTGCTCCAGGCTCTGCCCCACTTCCGTGACGACGCGACGGTACTGATTCTCTACGGTGATGTGCCGCTGACTCAGGCAACGACGTTGGAAAAGCTGGCCCTGGCGGTGACCGACACCACCATCGGCCTGCTGACCGTGAATCTTCCCGACCCGGGAGCCTACGGACGTATCCTGCGCGATGCCGCCGGCCAGGTCGAGGCCATTGTTGAATACAAAGACGCCAACGACGAGCAGCGCCGGATCACTGAAATCAACACCGGGATCATGGCTGCTAAAGCCAAACACCTGCGCGAGTGGCTGCCGGCACTGAGTAACGATAACGCCCAGGGTGAGTACTACCTGACCGACATTATTGCCATGGCGCGCCAAAGTGGCCTGGGCATTCATGTGGCTCAGCCGGACACACCGGAAGAGGTGGAAGGCATCAACAATCGTCAGCAGCAGGCGGCCCTCGAACGTTACTACCAGAGTCGTCAGGCGGAAGAGTTGATGGTCAAAGGGGTCACCCTGATGGACCCGGCTCGATTTGACTGCCGTGGCCGGCTGACTGTCGGGCGGGATGTGGTCATTGATGTGAACTGCGTGTTTGAAGGCGAGGTCATGCTGGAAGATGGCGTGCACCTTGAACCCAACTGCTACCTGAAAGACTGCGTGATCGGCGCGGGCACTGAAGTCAAAGCCAACTCGGTGATTGAGGGCGCACGGGTATCCAGCCATTGCGCCATCGGGCCCTTTGCGCGTCTGCGCCCGGGCACCTTACTGGCCGATGGCGCCAAGGTCGGCAACTTTGTGGAAATCAAGAAAGCGACCATAGGCGAAGGCAGTAAGGTCAACCATCTGAGCTACATCGGCGACAGCAAGGTCGGTTCCTGTGTGAATGTCGGCGCCGGAACGATTACCTGTAACTACGACGGGGTCAACAAATTCCTCACGGAAATCGGGGACAATGCTTTTATCGGTTCCAACAGCGCGCTGGTGGCGCCGGTCAAGTTGGGCAAGAACACAACGGTGGGTGCGGGGTCGATCATCACCAAAGACGTTCCCGATGAGGAACTGGCGATTGCCCGCGGCCGCCAGCGTAACATTCAGGGCTGGCAGAGACCGAGTAAAAAAGACTGA
- a CDS encoding F0F1 ATP synthase subunit epsilon, translating into MAMTVHCDIVSAEREIFSGLVKMIVATGTLGDLGVTYGHAPLLTGLEPGPVRIVKDNGEEEIYYVSGGYLEVQPYHVTVLADTALRADDMDEAAAQEAKETAQKELTNQSGEIDYSKAAVQLAEAAAQLRTLQSIRKKLGSNK; encoded by the coding sequence ATGGCTATGACAGTTCACTGCGATATTGTCAGTGCAGAGCGGGAAATCTTCTCCGGGTTGGTGAAGATGATCGTGGCCACCGGTACCCTGGGTGACCTGGGTGTGACCTATGGTCACGCTCCTTTGCTGACCGGCCTTGAGCCGGGCCCGGTGCGCATCGTCAAGGACAATGGTGAGGAAGAGATTTACTACGTTTCCGGTGGTTATCTGGAAGTGCAGCCTTACCACGTCACCGTGTTGGCGGATACCGCCCTGCGCGCTGATGATATGGATGAAGCAGCCGCCCAGGAAGCCAAAGAAACCGCCCAGAAAGAGCTCACCAACCAGTCTGGCGAGATCGACTACTCCAAGGCCGCGGTGCAGTTGGCGGAAGCCGCCGCTCAGTTGCGTACTCTGCAGTCCATTCGCAAGAAGTTGGGCAGCAACAAGTAG
- the atpD gene encoding F0F1 ATP synthase subunit beta, producing the protein MSSGRIVQIIGAVIDVEFPRDAVPQIYDALKVTEQDLTLEVQQQLGDGVVRTIALGSSEGLRRGLDVSNTKEPIKVPVGTKTLGRIMNVLGDPIDEAGPIGEDERMQIHRDAPAYEELAASNELLETGIKVIDLVCPFAKGGKVGLFGGAGVGKTVNMMELINNIAKEHSGLSVFAGVGERTREGNDFYHEMTDSKVVDKVAMVYGQMNEPPGNRLRVALTGLTMAEKFRDEGKDVLLFIDNIYRYTLAGTEVSALLGRMPSAVGYQPTLAEEMGVLQERITSTKTGSITSVQAVYVPADDLTDPSPATTFAHLDSTVVLSRDIASKGIYPAIDPLDSTSRQLDPLIIGQEHYEVARGVQTVLQRYKELKDIIAILGMDELSEEDKLTVSRARKIERFLSQPFHVAEVFTGSPGVYVSLKDTIRSFKGILDGEYDDLPEQAFYMVGTIEEAIEKANKAKKK; encoded by the coding sequence ATGAGTAGCGGACGTATCGTACAAATTATCGGCGCCGTGATCGACGTGGAATTCCCGCGCGATGCCGTGCCGCAAATCTATGATGCACTGAAAGTCACCGAGCAAGACCTGACTCTGGAAGTGCAGCAGCAACTGGGCGACGGCGTGGTACGCACCATTGCCCTGGGCTCCTCTGAAGGTCTGCGTCGTGGTCTGGATGTGAGCAACACCAAGGAGCCGATCAAGGTTCCGGTGGGCACCAAAACCCTGGGTCGTATCATGAACGTCCTGGGCGATCCGATTGATGAAGCCGGCCCCATCGGTGAAGACGAGCGCATGCAGATTCACCGCGATGCCCCGGCGTACGAAGAACTGGCCGCGTCCAACGAGCTGCTGGAAACCGGCATCAAGGTGATCGACCTGGTATGCCCGTTCGCCAAGGGTGGTAAGGTTGGTCTGTTCGGTGGTGCCGGTGTGGGCAAGACCGTGAACATGATGGAACTGATCAACAACATCGCTAAAGAGCACTCTGGTCTGTCGGTATTCGCCGGTGTCGGTGAGCGTACCCGTGAAGGTAACGACTTCTACCACGAAATGACCGACTCCAAGGTTGTAGACAAGGTAGCGATGGTTTACGGCCAGATGAACGAGCCACCGGGTAACCGTCTGCGTGTTGCTCTGACCGGTCTGACCATGGCGGAGAAGTTCCGCGACGAAGGTAAGGACGTTCTGCTGTTCATCGATAACATCTACCGTTACACCCTGGCGGGTACCGAAGTATCGGCGCTGCTGGGTCGTATGCCGTCCGCGGTAGGTTATCAGCCGACCCTGGCTGAAGAGATGGGTGTTCTGCAGGAGCGTATTACCTCCACCAAGACCGGCTCCATTACCTCGGTGCAGGCCGTATATGTACCCGCGGATGACCTGACTGACCCGTCTCCGGCGACTACGTTTGCTCACCTGGATTCGACCGTAGTATTGAGCCGTGACATTGCCTCTAAAGGTATCTACCCGGCCATTGATCCGCTGGACTCCACCTCTCGTCAGCTGGACCCGCTGATCATTGGTCAGGAGCACTATGAAGTGGCTCGCGGTGTTCAGACCGTACTGCAGCGCTATAAAGAGCTGAAGGACATCATCGCTATTCTGGGTATGGATGAGCTGTCAGAAGAAGACAAGCTGACCGTATCCCGGGCCCGTAAAATCGAGCGTTTCCTGTCCCAGCCGTTCCACGTGGCCGAAGTATTCACCGGTTCTCCGGGCGTTTACGTGTCCCTCAAGGACACCATTCGCAGCTTTAAAGGCATTCTTGACGGCGAGTACGATGATCTGCCGGAACAGGCGTTCTACATGGTTGGTACCATTGAAGAAGCCATCGAGAAAGCCAACAAGGCCAAGAAAAAGTAA
- the atpG gene encoding F0F1 ATP synthase subunit gamma — protein MAGAKEIRTQISSIKSTQKITSAMEMVAASKMRKAQERMERGKPYAQRMRAVVGHLANANPEYKNRYMEEREVKRVGYIIVSSDRGLCGGLNVNVFKAALKSMKSWSDQGVAVDLCLLGAKAGAFFNSHGGNVVASARDLGEAPTVASLIGSVKVMLDAFGEGKIDKLYLVGNEFINTMTQQPEVQQLLPLVAEEDQKLQHHWDYLYEPDAEQLLDGLLIRYIESQVYQAVVENGACEQAARMVAMKSATDNAGDLISDLQLVYNKARQAAITQELSEIVGGAAAVAS, from the coding sequence ATGGCAGGCGCAAAAGAGATTCGGACGCAGATTTCGAGCATTAAAAGCACGCAGAAAATTACCAGCGCGATGGAAATGGTCGCCGCGAGTAAGATGCGTAAAGCTCAGGAGCGTATGGAGCGGGGCAAGCCCTATGCCCAGCGCATGCGTGCCGTGGTCGGTCACCTGGCCAACGCCAACCCCGAATACAAAAACCGCTACATGGAAGAGCGCGAAGTCAAACGGGTGGGCTACATCATTGTCTCCAGTGACCGCGGTCTGTGTGGTGGCCTGAACGTCAACGTGTTCAAGGCCGCACTCAAGTCCATGAAGTCCTGGTCCGACCAGGGTGTCGCAGTGGATCTTTGCTTGCTGGGTGCCAAAGCCGGTGCGTTTTTCAACAGCCACGGCGGCAATGTGGTAGCCAGCGCACGCGATCTGGGTGAGGCGCCGACCGTCGCTTCCCTGATTGGCAGCGTCAAGGTCATGCTGGACGCGTTTGGCGAAGGCAAGATCGACAAGCTTTACCTGGTCGGTAACGAATTCATCAACACCATGACTCAGCAACCTGAAGTTCAGCAGTTGTTGCCACTGGTGGCCGAAGAAGACCAAAAGCTTCAGCACCACTGGGATTACCTGTACGAGCCGGACGCCGAGCAACTGCTCGACGGTCTGCTGATTCGTTATATCGAGTCTCAGGTGTATCAGGCAGTGGTTGAAAACGGCGCCTGTGAGCAGGCCGCGCGTATGGTGGCCATGAAGAGCGCCACCGACAACGCCGGTGACCTGATCAGTGACCTGCAACTGGTGTACAACAAAGCCCGTCAGGCCGCGATTACCCAGGAGCTGTCGGAAATTGTGGGCGGTGCCGCCGCCGTGGCCTCTTAA
- the atpA gene encoding F0F1 ATP synthase subunit alpha, whose protein sequence is MQQLNPSEISDIIKQRIDKLDVSAEARNQGTVVSVSDGIVRIHGLMDVMYGEMIEFEGGRFGMALNLERDSVGAVILGDYLGVAEGQTCKCTGRILEVPVGPELEGRVIDALGNPIDGKGPVDTKETDAIEKVAPGVIWRQSVDQPVQLGLKAVDSMVPIGRGQRELIIGDRQIGKSAIAVDAIINQKDSGIKCIYVAIGQKASSIASVVRKLEEHGAMDHTVVVAATASDPAAMQYLAAFAGCTIGEYYRDRGQDALIIYDDLTKQAWAYRQISLLLRRPPGREAYPGDVFYLHSRLLERAARVSADYVEKFTNGEVKGKTGSLTALPIIETQAGDVSAFVPTNVISITDGQIFLETSMFNSGIRPAMNAGISVSRVGGSAQTKVIKKLSGGIRTALAQYRELAAFSQFASDLDEATKAQLEHGERVTELMKQNQYSPMSIAQMALVLFCANEGYLQDVEVNKVLDFESALLSYAESEGADLLKEINETGNWNDELQGKMKALVDKFKSTQTW, encoded by the coding sequence ATGCAGCAGCTGAATCCATCCGAGATTAGCGACATTATCAAGCAGCGCATCGACAAACTCGATGTGTCCGCCGAAGCCCGCAACCAGGGCACGGTGGTTTCCGTGTCCGACGGCATCGTGCGTATTCACGGCCTGATGGACGTGATGTACGGCGAGATGATCGAATTTGAAGGCGGTCGTTTCGGTATGGCACTGAACCTGGAGCGCGACTCCGTCGGTGCGGTAATTCTGGGCGACTACCTGGGTGTGGCCGAAGGCCAGACCTGTAAGTGCACCGGACGTATTCTGGAGGTGCCGGTAGGCCCCGAGCTGGAAGGCCGCGTCATCGATGCACTGGGTAACCCGATCGATGGTAAGGGTCCGGTTGACACCAAAGAAACCGACGCCATTGAAAAGGTGGCTCCCGGTGTTATCTGGCGTCAGTCTGTTGACCAGCCGGTTCAACTGGGTCTGAAAGCGGTTGACTCCATGGTGCCGATCGGTCGCGGTCAGCGTGAGTTGATCATTGGTGACCGTCAGATCGGTAAATCCGCCATTGCGGTAGACGCCATCATCAACCAGAAAGACTCCGGTATTAAGTGTATCTACGTGGCCATCGGCCAGAAAGCCTCCTCCATTGCTTCTGTGGTTCGCAAGCTGGAAGAGCACGGCGCCATGGATCATACCGTTGTTGTGGCTGCCACCGCATCGGATCCGGCGGCCATGCAGTACCTGGCGGCCTTCGCCGGTTGTACCATTGGTGAGTACTACCGCGACCGCGGTCAGGACGCACTGATCATCTATGATGATCTGACCAAGCAGGCCTGGGCCTATCGCCAGATCTCCCTGCTGCTGCGTCGTCCGCCGGGCCGTGAAGCCTACCCGGGTGACGTGTTCTACCTGCACTCGCGTCTGCTCGAGCGCGCTGCCCGAGTCAGTGCCGATTACGTCGAGAAGTTCACCAATGGTGAAGTGAAAGGCAAAACCGGCTCTCTGACCGCGCTGCCGATCATTGAAACCCAGGCCGGTGACGTATCGGCGTTCGTACCCACGAACGTGATCTCCATTACCGATGGTCAGATCTTCCTGGAAACCTCCATGTTCAACTCGGGCATCCGTCCGGCGATGAACGCCGGTATCTCGGTATCCCGTGTAGGTGGTTCCGCACAGACCAAAGTGATCAAAAAACTGTCCGGTGGTATTCGTACCGCTCTGGCTCAGTACCGCGAACTGGCGGCTTTCTCCCAGTTTGCCTCTGATCTGGATGAAGCCACCAAGGCTCAGTTGGAGCACGGTGAGCGCGTGACCGAGCTGATGAAGCAGAATCAGTACTCGCCGATGAGCATCGCCCAGATGGCGCTGGTTCTGTTCTGCGCCAACGAAGGCTATCTGCAAGACGTGGAAGTAAACAAGGTTCTGGACTTTGAAAGTGCCCTGCTCTCCTACGCTGAAAGTGAAGGTGCCGACCTGTTGAAAGAAATCAACGAAACCGGCAACTGGAACGATGAGCTGCAAGGCAAGATGAAAGCCCTGGTGGACAAGTTCAAATCCACCCAGACCTGGTAA
- a CDS encoding F0F1 ATP synthase subunit delta, whose protein sequence is MAELTTLARPYAKAAFQYALEAQDLSGWAQQLATLAGASQYGTMADRIASPSLSAQQQADVLIEACGDELSQPVRNYVQLLAQNKRLILLPEIQQLFEAFKHAQEQSVDVELTTAFTLADAEQEKLAQALSDKLKRKISVRAQVDEQLLAGVIVKAGDLVIDGSMRGRLEKLAKAINS, encoded by the coding sequence GTGGCTGAACTGACTACCCTCGCCCGACCCTATGCCAAAGCGGCGTTTCAATACGCGCTGGAAGCACAGGATCTGAGCGGTTGGGCCCAGCAACTGGCGACTCTGGCCGGCGCCAGCCAATACGGCACCATGGCCGATCGTATCGCGTCACCGTCACTGTCGGCCCAACAACAGGCCGACGTTCTGATCGAGGCCTGCGGTGACGAACTGAGCCAGCCAGTGCGCAACTACGTTCAGCTTCTGGCCCAGAACAAGCGTCTGATTTTGTTGCCGGAAATTCAGCAACTGTTCGAGGCGTTCAAGCACGCCCAAGAGCAGTCGGTGGATGTCGAGCTGACCACCGCCTTCACCCTGGCGGATGCCGAGCAGGAAAAACTGGCTCAGGCTCTCAGCGACAAGCTCAAGCGCAAAATCAGCGTCCGGGCCCAGGTCGACGAACAGCTTCTGGCGGGCGTTATCGTTAAAGCAGGTGATTTGGTCATCGACGGCTCGATGCGCGGTCGGTTAGAAAAACTCGCCAAAGCAATCAATTCGTAG
- a CDS encoding F0F1 ATP synthase subunit B — translation MNINLTLIGQSIAFIFFVLFCMKYVWPFITDAMVERQKRIADGLAAADRADKDLELAKEKAAKTLREAKQEAAGIVESANKRAAKLVEEAKDQARVEAERIRSAAEAEVEQEVNRAKEKLRGQVSQLALLGAQKVLEAEIDESKHKSMIDKLAANL, via the coding sequence GTGAACATTAATTTGACCCTAATCGGACAGTCCATCGCGTTTATTTTCTTCGTGCTCTTCTGCATGAAGTACGTGTGGCCGTTCATCACCGACGCAATGGTCGAGCGTCAGAAGCGCATTGCGGATGGCCTGGCCGCCGCGGATCGCGCCGACAAGGATCTGGAACTGGCGAAAGAAAAAGCCGCCAAGACCCTGCGCGAAGCCAAACAGGAAGCGGCCGGTATCGTCGAGTCCGCCAATAAGCGCGCCGCCAAGCTTGTTGAAGAAGCCAAAGACCAGGCTCGGGTAGAAGCCGAGCGTATCCGGTCGGCAGCTGAAGCCGAAGTGGAGCAGGAAGTGAACCGTGCCAAAGAGAAGCTGCGTGGGCAAGTGTCCCAGTTGGCTCTGCTCGGTGCACAGAAAGTGCTGGAAGCGGAAATTGACGAATCCAAGCACAAGTCCATGATCGACAAACTGGCTGCCAATCTTTAA
- the atpE gene encoding F0F1 ATP synthase subunit C: MGMALIAVALLIGLGALGTAIGFALLGGKLLEGSARQPELAPMLQGKMFLIAGLLDAVPMIGVGIAMYILFVTVPGLA, from the coding sequence ATGGGTATGGCACTGATTGCTGTTGCACTGTTGATTGGCCTGGGCGCACTGGGTACCGCTATCGGCTTCGCTCTGTTGGGCGGTAAGCTGCTGGAAGGTTCAGCTCGTCAGCCGGAACTGGCTCCGATGCTGCAGGGCAAAATGTTCCTGATCGCCGGTCTGTTGGACGCCGTTCCGATGATTGGTGTAGGTATCGCCATGTACATCCTGTTCGTTACCGTACCGGGCCTGGCGTAA